The genomic DNA CGTCCCGACCGCTTACGCGATGGTTTCGAACCGCTAACCTCGGATTTCCGCGGCCGTTACCGCCCCTACCGTCGTCCGCGGCCCTCCCTCGGGGAACCGACCACCGCCGCTGACGAGGTGGTCCCACCCGGACTCCGGACCGACTCCTCGCGGTAACGCCGACCTGTGACACGGCTGTCGACCCACCGGGGCGGGCGGCGACCCAACCGCTCGTCGGTTCACTCCTCGGGCGTCCCCCGGGAGCAGCCCGGCTCGAACTTGACGATCGGGGGTGTGGCCGTGTCCGAGGGAGCCCGGACGCGGTCGACGGGACCGTCAGGGCCGGCTGGAGCGGCCGACGGCCGGGCTCGGATTACCCGCAGCAGCGCCGCCCCCGCGATTGCTGTTTCGCCGCGTGAGAACCCGTCTCGTGGGGGTTCTCGTCCCGGAAGGGTTATACGTCCCACTCTCCCCGGTGGTTGTATGGCAACTGGCAAAGTTGATTTCTTCAACGACACCGGCGGCTACGGTTTCATCGAGACGGAAGACGCAGACGACGACGTGTTCGTCCACATGGACGACGTCGAGGGTCCGGACCTGGAGGAGGGCGAGGAGCTCGAGTTCGACATCGTCGAGACGGACAAGGGCCCCCGCGCCCAGAACCCGCGCCGCGTCTGAAGCTGGACGACGCAGCCGCACCGTAGTTACACCTTCTTCGTATTTCCACCGCGCACAGCGGCGGCTCGGTCCCCCGGACCGTCCCGCGTCGCTCAGCGGCTCGCTTCCTCGGCCGCGGCCAGCCACGCCGGGTCCGCGACCGCGGTGCTGCCGACCCCGGTGATGCTGTACTCGGCCTGGAACGACACCGCCCGGCCGTCGTTCGTCGTCCCGCTCCAGCCCCAGGTCTCCTGTCGTGCCAGGCCGTCGCCGTCGACGAGGACGGTGT from Haloglomus litoreum includes the following:
- a CDS encoding cold-shock protein, which gives rise to MATGKVDFFNDTGGYGFIETEDADDDVFVHMDDVEGPDLEEGEELEFDIVETDKGPRAQNPRRV